The DNA sequence GTCCTGCAGGGTCCTGAGCCCTGCTCAGTTCCTCCAATGCAGAGGAAGGAGCTGGGCACAGAGGGGTGCACCGTGGCCTGGCACCTCTGAATCCCGGGGCCCTCCTGGGGCCTGGAGTCCCGCTCCTTGGAAACCTGATGGCCCTTCAGCATCCGGAGCCCCAAACCCAGCCCTCAGGTGGGGTTCAAGCCTCCTTCCAAATGTAGGGAATTCATTCACCCGTCCCTgggctccttcctcttcctctggttCCCTGTCCGACCCAACCTGCCCTATCCTTTCGGTTCTTTGAAAGTTCCTCCTAATCCACCTGCTGTAGATTCCCAGCTCTGTTTGGAGCAGGAAGCTGGGGTCTATTGCCCTCTCCCTCGAAGCCGGTCCTGCTGTCGCCCCCTCCCTCGCCCCCCTCTGCGGGATTGCGGCGGCGGGAACGGCGAGCTCCGCCGCCCAGAGCCAGAGACCCGGGCCCCTGCCGGGCGCGACCGTCGGGGCTCCCAAGCGCCCTCCCTTCCATTTTCGACACCAAGACGCCAGTCGAGTTGGAGGGAGAaaattctgctttattttatttcatgatttcTCGGGGTGTCTGCACCACCGTCGGGGCCATCCCGCTCAGCGCTGGGAGAAGGCGGCCTCGGGGTCGCAGGCGGGGTCGGCGCGGCAGCCGTCTGGAAGGAGAGACGACGAGTCAGGACCCGTCCCGCCGGCTCCCCTCCCCGGGTCCCCGGTCCCCGGCCCCCTCCAGGTCCCCGGTCCTCGGTGCCGGCCCCTCCCGGGTCTGCGCTCCCCGGCCCGGCCCGCACTCACCCGGGCTGCAGCAGATGCCGGCGGCGGCACAGCGGCCCCCGCTCCCGCACGGCTGGTGGCCGGACTGGCAGGGCGACGGCAGGTAGTTCTCCTCCTGGCAGCGCAGCGCCTCGGCAGTGCCCACGAAGCAGCCCAGCTCGTCGGCACAACAGATGCTGGGCCCGAAGCAGCGTCCTTTGCCCCCGGGGCCGCAGGGGAGACACTggcgggagggcagggggaggtgaGCGCGGGCTGAGCGAGGTCGGGGGCCGCGGTCGCGGGAAGGGGGTGCAGGTCCCCTAAAGTCCCCTGACCCCGGGGCGGGCAGGGGCGGCGGCTCACCTGGCGCACGTCGAGGTCCAGCGCGGCCCTCTTGCCGCCCAGGGGGCAGTTCTGGATGTAGCAGGCGGAGGTCAGCGCCAGGAGGCCGAGCAGGCAGCAGGCAAGGCTGGGGCCGGCCATGGTGCGGGCGCGCTGGGTCGGGGACGACTGCTGCGGCGGTGGCTCGGGGACCGGCCTTTTAATGGCCCTGGCCGCGCGGGCGGAGCGCTGGCTAAGAGGGCCGCCGCATGACTGGTCACAGCTGGTCGCGGCGGGTCAGGCCCTGGGCGCCCGGCGCGCCCCCTCATTTGCAGGGGTCTGGCCGGGTCACGGTTACCGCAGCGGCTGAtggactgggggcaggggaggtagAAGGCAAaggccgtggggggggggggcgggtggccTGGGCCCCCTGGGGTGAGACAGAGAGCGTGGGGGTCTGCGGCCCAACCAGAACTATGTAGCTGAACTCCCAGTATGTGGGGGAGGGATTACAGAGCAGACACTTGGACCCCTCCAGGCGGGAGGAGGCCGGGCGGGACTCCCCATCTCTCCTTCTTGGTTGGTTGCGCAGCAGTCTTGTCTCTTTTGTTGGGAGCTTCCTCTGCCCGAACCCCAATTTCCTGAGACCCACCTTCCACCCTCACACCCACACCTACACCCTGGCACCTGGAACTGGAATAgggaaaatctttattttctttaacctGTAACTGAAATGTAGCCTTTTGCTTCAACTATGGGGTGGGCAAGTAGCCACAGTGGAATTTGCAGCGCGTGTGGCTTTGTCACTCATCAAATGACAGATATTCTCCCACCACATTACAGCTATGGCAAGTGTCTCTAAATGTTGTTAGACTCATCACTTTGAAGTTATGGCAGTTAGTGACAGTTaattcccagctctgccaccagaTCTTAGctaatgcattatttatttattatttattcaaaaatatttttaagaatttatttatttgacagagagagatggcgagagagggaacacaagcagggggagtgggagagggagaagcaggctccctgcctgagcagtgagccggatgcaggacttgatcccaagcccctgggatcatgatctgtacccaaggcagaaacttaaccatctgagccgcccaggtgcccttgtaTCTAAGGTTTTAAGTAAAGaagcatatttaaatatatcacagatttgttttaacattttgattCCTGAATATAAATACACTTggtttcttttgtaattttttttcttttgtatttttttttaaaaaaagattttatttatttgacagacagagatcacaagtagagtggcaggcagagagagaggagaagcaggctccctgctgagcagagagcccgatgcagggctccatcccaggatcctgagatcatgacctgagccgaaggcagaggcttaacccactgagccacacaggcgcccctcttttgtaatttgttaaaaaatattttatttatttactttcagagagagagagagagagcatgcacaagcagggggagtggcaggcagagggagaagcagagcccgATACTTGatgctccatccaggaccctgagatcctgacctaagcagaaggcaaacgtttaaccaactgagccacccaggcaccccacatttttaatatatcttaaaatgaaaataattacaaataaaagaaagagtgCCTCAGTGGAGGGGATGTTAGTCAATGTCATGAACAGGGAGAAGCTCAGCACCAGTCGTCCTTCAAGAA is a window from the Meles meles chromosome 16, mMelMel3.1 paternal haplotype, whole genome shotgun sequence genome containing:
- the OXT gene encoding oxytocin-neurophysin 1, which encodes MAGPSLACCLLGLLALTSACYIQNCPLGGKRAALDLDVRQCLPCGPGGKGRCFGPSICCADELGCFVGTAEALRCQEENYLPSPCQSGHQPCGSGGRCAAAGICCSPDGCRADPACDPEAAFSQR